In Pedobacter heparinus DSM 2366, the following are encoded in one genomic region:
- the infB gene encoding translation initiation factor IF-2, which translates to MSDDKPIILFKAVKELNVGIATAVEFLEKKGFSVENKPTTKLSRDMYNALLKEFQGDKIVKEEANQIVIGKIRRDEPEVTEKVTEAPRKNVEFENEGILVKNLHSYTPPAAEKPKEEAPAPVEKPEEKVDEGALPGVKIVGKINLDDLNAKTRPVKKEETPEPEPKAEAALAPVAPVEKAPEPVKEVEKPVEQPVAEIKPEPVKPVETPKAEEQPKPVAEAPVVKTPEPPAAPKVAPEPPKVEKPEENEVIKARSVKLSGPNIIGKITLPVTPDRKSQPVASSGESADAKRKRKRKKTPGGHPGQAGQHGQQGSNQHGGQQSPQQGGQPGAAKPAPTFGNRPDFRNNTNNTANRPNFRNNKPGAPAGGPKEEPTEKEIQDQIKATLARLSGAGKSGKFAQRAKLRRQKRDDVAMSADEAAMEQELQSRVLKVTEFVTANELATMMDEPVTKIIATCMSLGMFVSINQRLDAETLTIVADEFGYEIQFVKPDDESDILIEEEDSEEDLLPRAPVVTIMGHVDHGKTSLLDYIRKANVVAGEAGGITQHIGAYMVTTSTGKKVTFLDTPGHEAFTAMRARGAKVADIAIIVVAADDAVMPQTKEAINHAQAAGVPLVFAFTKIDKPGANSDKIREQLSIMNILVEDWGGNFQSQEISGKSGLNVDLLLEKVLLEAELLDLKANPNKRATGSVIEATLDKGRGIVTTVLVQAGTLKVGDPILAGSYSGRVKALFNERGQKVDKAGPSVPVQVLGMQGAPTAGDRFNALESEVEAREIANKRLQLMREQGLRTQKHITLDEIGRRLAIGNFKELNLIVKGDVDGSIEALSDSLLKLSTPEIQINIIGKAVGQISESDVLLASASDAIIVGFQVRPSPGARKLAEAEQIDIRLYSIIYDAINEIKAAMEGMLAPEFEEKITANVEIRETFKITKVGTIAGCMVLDGTITRNSKIRIVRDGVVIYTGELASLKRYKDDVKEVSRGYECGLNIQNFNNIEVGDIVEAYEQVEVKRKL; encoded by the coding sequence ATGTCAGACGACAAACCAATAATTTTATTTAAAGCAGTTAAGGAACTTAACGTAGGAATTGCTACGGCCGTTGAGTTTTTAGAAAAGAAAGGCTTTTCTGTTGAGAATAAACCCACTACTAAGCTCTCCCGCGACATGTATAATGCATTGTTGAAAGAGTTTCAGGGCGATAAGATCGTAAAAGAAGAAGCCAATCAGATTGTTATTGGTAAAATTCGTCGTGATGAGCCTGAAGTAACTGAGAAAGTTACGGAAGCACCTAGAAAAAATGTTGAATTTGAAAACGAAGGGATTTTAGTTAAAAACCTTCATTCTTATACTCCTCCTGCTGCAGAAAAGCCTAAAGAAGAGGCTCCTGCCCCTGTTGAAAAACCGGAAGAAAAAGTGGATGAAGGTGCTTTACCTGGTGTGAAAATAGTAGGAAAGATCAACCTTGATGATTTAAATGCCAAAACACGCCCTGTTAAGAAGGAGGAAACGCCTGAACCGGAACCTAAAGCTGAAGCAGCCCTTGCTCCGGTCGCTCCGGTTGAAAAAGCGCCTGAGCCGGTTAAGGAAGTAGAGAAGCCGGTTGAACAGCCTGTTGCAGAAATAAAACCTGAACCTGTTAAGCCTGTGGAAACACCAAAAGCCGAGGAGCAGCCTAAACCGGTTGCAGAGGCACCGGTGGTAAAAACTCCTGAACCACCAGCAGCACCTAAAGTGGCTCCTGAGCCACCTAAAGTGGAAAAACCTGAAGAAAACGAGGTAATCAAAGCCCGCTCCGTAAAACTTTCGGGCCCAAATATCATTGGTAAGATTACTTTACCGGTAACTCCCGACCGTAAATCTCAGCCTGTAGCATCTTCTGGTGAGAGTGCAGATGCAAAAAGAAAGCGTAAGCGCAAAAAAACACCTGGAGGACATCCTGGTCAGGCTGGTCAGCACGGACAGCAAGGTAGCAACCAGCATGGTGGTCAGCAAAGCCCGCAACAGGGCGGACAGCCAGGTGCGGCTAAACCTGCACCAACATTTGGCAACAGACCTGATTTCAGGAACAACACCAACAATACAGCCAACAGGCCTAATTTCAGGAACAATAAGCCGGGAGCACCGGCTGGCGGACCTAAAGAAGAGCCTACGGAAAAAGAAATACAGGACCAGATCAAAGCAACACTTGCCCGTTTAAGCGGAGCTGGTAAATCGGGTAAATTTGCACAGCGTGCCAAACTGCGCCGCCAGAAACGTGACGATGTGGCTATGTCGGCCGATGAGGCTGCAATGGAGCAGGAATTACAATCGCGTGTACTTAAAGTAACCGAGTTTGTAACTGCAAATGAACTGGCTACGATGATGGATGAACCGGTTACAAAAATTATCGCGACTTGTATGAGTCTGGGTATGTTTGTTTCCATCAACCAACGTCTGGATGCTGAAACATTAACCATTGTTGCAGATGAGTTTGGTTACGAAATCCAGTTTGTTAAACCGGATGATGAAAGCGATATCCTGATTGAAGAAGAGGATTCAGAAGAAGATTTATTGCCAAGGGCTCCGGTTGTAACCATTATGGGACACGTGGATCATGGTAAAACATCTTTGCTGGATTATATTCGTAAAGCAAATGTGGTAGCCGGTGAGGCGGGTGGTATTACCCAGCACATCGGTGCATATATGGTAACTACCTCTACAGGTAAAAAAGTAACTTTCCTGGATACACCGGGTCACGAGGCCTTTACGGCGATGCGTGCCAGGGGTGCCAAGGTAGCGGATATTGCCATTATTGTTGTTGCTGCGGATGATGCGGTGATGCCTCAGACCAAAGAGGCCATCAACCATGCACAGGCTGCAGGTGTGCCATTGGTATTTGCCTTTACAAAAATTGATAAACCGGGTGCAAACTCCGATAAAATACGGGAACAGCTCTCGATCATGAATATTCTGGTTGAGGATTGGGGCGGAAACTTCCAGTCGCAGGAAATTTCGGGTAAGAGTGGTTTGAATGTAGACTTGCTTTTAGAAAAAGTTTTACTGGAAGCAGAATTGCTGGATCTTAAAGCAAATCCAAACAAGCGTGCCACAGGTAGTGTAATTGAAGCTACACTGGATAAAGGACGTGGTATTGTAACTACAGTACTTGTTCAGGCTGGTACACTAAAAGTAGGAGATCCGATCCTTGCAGGTAGTTATAGCGGACGTGTAAAAGCGCTGTTTAACGAACGTGGACAGAAGGTTGATAAGGCAGGACCATCAGTGCCGGTACAGGTATTGGGTATGCAGGGTGCACCTACTGCGGGCGACAGGTTCAACGCACTGGAAAGTGAAGTTGAAGCCAGAGAGATTGCAAACAAGCGTTTACAATTGATGCGTGAGCAGGGGCTTCGTACCCAGAAACACATTACTTTGGATGAGATTGGCCGTCGTTTGGCCATCGGTAACTTTAAAGAGCTGAACCTGATTGTTAAAGGTGATGTGGATGGTTCTATCGAGGCTTTATCAGATTCATTACTGAAGCTGTCTACTCCGGAGATACAGATCAATATCATTGGTAAGGCTGTAGGTCAGATCTCAGAATCTGATGTATTGCTGGCATCTGCTTCTGATGCGATCATTGTTGGTTTCCAGGTACGTCCTTCTCCGGGAGCACGTAAACTGGCCGAGGCTGAACAGATCGACATCCGTTTGTATTCTATCATCTACGATGCGATCAATGAGATCAAAGCAGCGATGGAAGGTATGCTTGCGCCTGAGTTTGAAGAGAAGATCACAGCTAACGTAGAGATCAGGGAAACCTTCAAGATCACCAAGGTGGGTACCATTGCAGGATGTATGGTGCTGGATGGTACAATTACACGGAACAGCAAGATCCGTATCGTAAGGGATGGTGTGGTGATCTACACTGGTGAGCTGGCTTCACTGAAACGTTATAAAGATGATGTGAAAGAAGTTTCAAGAGGTTACGAGTGCGGATTAAACATCCAGAACTTCAATAATATTGAAGTGGGCGACATTGTGGAAGCTTACGAACAGGTTGAAGTGAAAAGGAAATTGTAA
- a CDS encoding glycosyltransferase family 1 protein, with translation MNIKRSIGKRLHKMFGRKKKDQPVGPLTNLYQTNYDRTVLISYLTTPFYKANDFTHQNYLTSHIVAESFSALGYNVDVVDYSDSSELNYDKYAVIFGMGKRMEQSFYEQNRLIPRVYFVTGAHDDLHNRMGLKSIKDFYALSGLWLPEETNILTDSSYYTVFNADFAIIFARGYIYEDYKSRFEQEIFSLNNNILNVFSDCKPKSAAGRSSGFLYLSGGKQLTKGLPLFLEVARLHKDLKFYVVVPDLNQALEDYYKDVFAPEGNVSLFKNLRMDGKEMKAIVEACSYVVAPSYIDGLPGGTIEPMSAGLVPIVSRYCGFPKQDFIFEMETLSVAGLQEMFARVLAMDDEAYMNCSNAVKAYTQKNFSAAQVKEELIEILKAKLS, from the coding sequence ATGAATATTAAGAGAAGCATTGGTAAAAGGCTCCATAAAATGTTTGGCAGGAAAAAAAAAGACCAGCCGGTAGGCCCTTTAACTAATTTGTACCAGACAAATTATGATAGAACGGTACTGATCTCTTACCTGACCACCCCCTTTTATAAGGCCAATGATTTTACGCATCAGAACTACCTGACCTCACATATTGTAGCGGAGAGTTTTTCAGCGCTTGGGTATAATGTGGATGTAGTAGATTATTCGGACAGCTCTGAGCTCAACTATGATAAATATGCAGTGATATTTGGGATGGGTAAACGGATGGAGCAATCTTTTTATGAGCAGAACAGGCTCATACCCAGAGTTTACTTTGTGACGGGTGCGCATGACGACCTGCACAACAGGATGGGCTTAAAGAGTATTAAGGATTTTTATGCCTTGTCGGGATTGTGGCTTCCCGAAGAAACAAATATTTTGACAGATAGCAGTTATTATACGGTGTTTAATGCTGATTTCGCCATTATTTTTGCCCGGGGTTATATCTATGAAGATTATAAGTCGCGCTTTGAGCAGGAAATTTTTTCTTTAAACAACAATATCCTGAATGTTTTTTCGGATTGTAAGCCTAAATCAGCAGCCGGACGCAGTTCGGGATTTCTATATCTGAGCGGGGGGAAGCAGCTGACCAAAGGACTGCCACTCTTTTTAGAAGTGGCCAGGTTACACAAAGACCTGAAATTTTATGTGGTGGTGCCCGATTTAAATCAAGCGTTGGAAGACTATTATAAAGATGTTTTTGCGCCCGAAGGCAATGTATCTTTGTTTAAGAACCTGAGGATGGATGGGAAGGAGATGAAAGCGATTGTGGAGGCCTGTAGCTATGTAGTTGCGCCAAGTTATATTGATGGCTTGCCCGGGGGTACGATTGAGCCTATGTCGGCTGGGCTGGTCCCTATAGTAAGCAGGTACTGTGGTTTCCCTAAACAAGATTTTATATTCGAAATGGAGACCCTGTCTGTAGCCGGGTTGCAGGAGATGTTTGCCAGGGTGCTGGCCATGGATGATGAGGCCTATATGAATTGCAGCAATGCGGTTAAAGCTTATACACAGAAGAATTTTTCTGCTGCTCAGGTTAAAGAGGAATTAATAGAGATATTAAAGGCAAAATTATCATGA
- a CDS encoding GDSL-type esterase/lipase family protein, protein MYGQVKMPVCGPYAQFYNKDSINVTSFGASTVQGNGEMLNFQTPLKAFLERCYTGKQVQVSNYGIAGETTAMGLLRFDNAIAQKTGFLLILMGANDAIQIADNKGRVSLTLDNIRTMVNKAKEKKLDVILGTLQYFVEPAGRTPEAILMRRRNRIIDQLNAGFKNLARELGVFVADINSVIGKNKELYADIVHPNARGYRIMALVWFDALNQTINENYLSPGIVQNFPNPANGFTKLGFNLPSASRTRVTLYNMRGQKVAVVFDDFRNAGFHEEQISTELYPSGVYILYYELLNMKFSKKIIIVH, encoded by the coding sequence ATGTACGGACAGGTAAAAATGCCCGTATGTGGCCCGTATGCCCAATTTTATAATAAAGATAGTATAAACGTTACCAGTTTTGGAGCCAGTACTGTACAGGGAAACGGGGAAATGCTCAATTTTCAGACTCCGTTAAAGGCCTTTCTGGAGCGTTGTTATACAGGGAAACAGGTGCAGGTGTCTAACTATGGCATAGCCGGAGAGACCACCGCTATGGGTTTACTCCGCTTTGACAATGCTATAGCCCAAAAGACCGGGTTTTTATTGATTCTTATGGGGGCCAATGATGCCATTCAGATTGCCGATAATAAAGGAAGAGTAAGCTTAACCCTTGATAATATCCGTACTATGGTAAACAAGGCAAAAGAAAAAAAACTGGATGTCATATTAGGTACCCTTCAATATTTTGTTGAACCTGCGGGCAGGACACCTGAAGCCATACTTATGCGACGCAGAAACAGGATAATTGATCAGCTGAATGCAGGTTTTAAGAATTTAGCCAGAGAACTTGGGGTGTTTGTTGCAGACATTAATTCGGTAATTGGTAAGAATAAAGAGCTATATGCAGACATTGTTCATCCAAATGCAAGAGGCTATCGTATTATGGCGCTGGTTTGGTTTGATGCCCTGAACCAGACGATCAACGAGAATTATCTTTCGCCCGGAATTGTACAGAATTTTCCAAACCCTGCTAATGGCTTTACAAAACTTGGATTTAACCTTCCCAGTGCTTCAAGGACCAGGGTAACTTTATACAATATGAGAGGACAAAAAGTGGCCGTTGTTTTTGATGATTTCCGGAATGCAGGGTTTCATGAAGAACAAATATCAACAGAATTGTATCCTTCAGGTGTTTATATATTATATTACGAGCTATTGAACATGAAGTTTTCAAAAAAAATAATTATTGTTCATTAA
- a CDS encoding acyltransferase family protein produces MEKLEEKENVKENFDFVDTIRCISMMGIVFEHTSAVETGIYKSTFDTLVETSLIQSFKFSTIAFFLIGGILINHKFQEYSAGQYLKNRFKKTIKPWLFWLFVYIVLMCVDRYVSYLRGGDTIIVTNFFGYVWHLFGFGLFYTPSWFVLNFLICICILLAFKRYLYSWIFGAILGLISITYSLNLYHDWFIASHSTALFGFVFYLWLGVIINKNFELVMGYIRRISWPVIILLVVVTFGLAISESWILIKIKALDAYNTLRITNILYSLAMFALLLKIGKIKLLHKLEPRQTTFGIYLVHFVIIVRLMPLIFQPLKLNYAKYSVWLNSGIHLLTFIAVYGISFGLVQLIRKTRYRWTVGL; encoded by the coding sequence ATGGAGAAATTAGAAGAAAAAGAAAATGTAAAAGAGAATTTTGACTTTGTAGATACGATCCGGTGCATTTCCATGATGGGAATTGTTTTTGAACATACTTCTGCTGTTGAAACCGGCATCTATAAATCTACTTTTGATACCCTGGTTGAAACCTCATTGATACAATCTTTTAAGTTTAGCACCATAGCTTTCTTTTTAATTGGGGGTATTCTGATCAATCATAAATTTCAGGAATATTCGGCAGGGCAATATTTGAAAAACAGGTTTAAAAAAACAATTAAACCCTGGTTGTTCTGGTTGTTCGTCTATATCGTGCTCATGTGCGTAGACCGCTACGTTTCTTATTTACGTGGAGGTGATACAATAATTGTGACAAATTTTTTTGGTTATGTCTGGCATTTGTTTGGATTTGGGCTATTCTATACCCCAAGCTGGTTTGTGTTAAATTTTTTAATATGTATTTGTATACTCCTTGCCTTCAAAAGATATTTATACAGTTGGATTTTCGGTGCAATTTTAGGATTGATCTCAATTACCTATAGTTTAAATTTATACCACGACTGGTTTATTGCCTCACATTCAACGGCCTTATTTGGCTTTGTATTTTATCTGTGGCTGGGTGTTATCATCAATAAGAACTTTGAGTTGGTTATGGGATACATCCGGCGCATCAGCTGGCCTGTAATAATTCTTCTTGTTGTTGTTACTTTTGGTTTAGCGATTTCAGAATCATGGATACTGATAAAAATTAAGGCCCTGGATGCATACAATACATTAAGAATAACCAATATATTGTATTCTCTTGCCATGTTTGCCCTGCTGTTAAAAATCGGGAAAATTAAATTGTTACATAAACTGGAACCCCGGCAAACCACATTTGGAATCTATCTGGTGCACTTTGTTATCATTGTAAGGCTTATGCCTCTGATTTTTCAACCTTTAAAGTTGAATTATGCAAAGTATTCCGTCTGGCTTAACAGTGGTATCCATCTGCTAACATTTATCGCCGTATATGGTATAAGCTTTGGGCTTGTACAGCTCATAAGAAAAACCAGGTACAGGTGGACCGTTGGATTATAA
- a CDS encoding glycosyltransferase, with the protein MKKIAYIYQTDNKWGYAAKTVANGFKNAFIERGDSFKFFDIAKLENSFWPAEKVKLIAFSPDIIFTSVDNIPYLPLNTLKPTALVLWGSFYSPCNYEPQIDTILEKTKSVLNKYSSRHNILIWSQHEELINEQFFSGYQKELGLKVIQLLHCADKTRFTEPMLNPEFDFLWIGNVSHRLSTYNSVILPLKKEFKNHLEYTEHNMINPETAETKKLYSRSYITPNVHTAAQIKYNILLNERVFTSTMLGGFQICDNLLARKYFNEDELVIATDSNDFIEKTHHYISHPQERLHMIKKMQANLLKNHTYFNRINDVLAAL; encoded by the coding sequence ATGAAAAAAATCGCTTATATCTATCAAACAGACAACAAATGGGGTTACGCTGCAAAAACAGTAGCCAATGGTTTTAAAAATGCATTTATAGAGCGGGGTGATTCTTTTAAGTTTTTCGACATTGCCAAGTTGGAAAATTCTTTCTGGCCCGCAGAAAAAGTTAAGCTTATTGCTTTCAGTCCGGATATCATATTCACCTCAGTTGATAATATCCCCTACCTCCCTTTAAATACACTCAAACCGACAGCGCTTGTACTTTGGGGATCGTTCTACTCACCCTGCAATTATGAGCCACAAATTGACACCATACTTGAAAAGACAAAAAGTGTATTGAATAAATACAGTTCCCGGCATAATATATTAATCTGGTCTCAGCACGAGGAGCTCATTAATGAGCAATTTTTCTCTGGCTATCAAAAGGAGCTGGGGCTTAAGGTAATCCAGTTGCTGCATTGCGCGGATAAAACAAGGTTTACCGAACCCATGTTGAATCCAGAATTCGATTTCCTCTGGATCGGGAATGTCAGCCATAGGCTCAGCACTTATAACTCCGTTATTTTACCTTTAAAAAAGGAGTTTAAGAACCACCTGGAATATACTGAGCACAACATGATCAACCCAGAAACAGCGGAAACAAAAAAATTATACAGCCGTTCTTACATCACCCCAAATGTTCATACAGCTGCGCAGATCAAGTACAACATATTACTTAATGAAAGGGTATTTACTTCTACCATGCTTGGCGGCTTCCAGATTTGCGACAACCTGCTTGCCCGGAAATACTTTAACGAAGACGAGCTTGTAATTGCAACCGACAGCAACGATTTTATTGAAAAAACGCATCATTACATTTCACATCCTCAGGAACGTCTGCACATGATCAAAAAGATGCAGGCCAACCTGCTAAAGAACCATACCTATTTTAACAGGATCAATGATGTGCTGGCTGCTTTATAA
- a CDS encoding alpha-1,2-fucosyltransferase has translation MKIIRFLGGLGNQMFQYAFYKSLQHRFPHVKADLQGYQEYTLHNGFELEHIFNIKVNSVSSFTSDLFYNKKWLYRKLRRILNLRNTYIEEKKLFSFDPSLLNNPKSAYYWGYWQNFQYFEHIADDLRKDFQFRAPLSAQNQEVLDQTKLSNSISLHIRRGDYIKDPLLGGLCGPEYYQTAINYITSKVNAARFFIFSDDIDWCIANLKLQDCSFISWNKGTSSYIDMQLMSSCKHHIVANSSFSWWAAWLNPNPDKIVIAPEKWTNDKDINVRMSFPQGWISL, from the coding sequence ATGAAAATTATCAGATTTCTGGGTGGACTGGGCAACCAGATGTTTCAATACGCATTCTATAAATCCTTGCAACACAGATTCCCCCATGTTAAGGCAGATTTACAAGGTTACCAGGAATATACACTTCACAATGGCTTTGAACTGGAACATATCTTCAATATAAAAGTAAACAGCGTCTCCTCTTTTACAAGTGATCTTTTTTACAACAAAAAATGGTTGTACAGAAAGCTTAGAAGAATCCTCAACCTGCGAAATACCTATATAGAAGAAAAAAAACTATTTTCTTTCGATCCATCTCTGTTAAACAATCCCAAAAGCGCTTACTATTGGGGATACTGGCAAAATTTTCAATATTTTGAGCACATAGCAGATGACCTGAGAAAAGATTTTCAGTTCAGGGCTCCCCTGTCCGCACAAAACCAGGAGGTTTTAGATCAGACTAAACTCAGTAACAGCATATCCCTCCACATCAGAAGGGGCGACTACATAAAAGACCCTTTACTTGGTGGCCTGTGCGGCCCCGAGTATTACCAGACAGCGATCAACTACATTACATCCAAAGTCAACGCCGCCAGATTCTTTATTTTCTCCGATGATATCGACTGGTGTATCGCTAACCTTAAGCTCCAGGATTGTAGCTTTATATCCTGGAATAAAGGAACATCAAGTTATATCGACATGCAGCTAATGAGTAGCTGCAAACATCATATTGTTGCAAACAGCAGTTTTAGCTGGTGGGCAGCATGGCTAAATCCCAATCCGGATAAAATTGTCATTGCTCCTGAAAAATGGACAAATGACAAGGATATAAATGTCCGCATGTCATTTCCTCAAGGTTGGATCAGCTTATAA
- a CDS encoding glycosyltransferase family 2 protein, whose translation MAPKITVFMAAYNAANYINESIKSILSQTFTDFELLIVNDGSTDETVQLVLEFNDSRIRLVHNDKNRGLVYTRNVALKEARGEYLAILDSDDIALPNRLELQYRFLQENPGYALCGGHGKVIDKDGKLLDDNRLIVPTGNEHIKMTLLFINTYVNSTVMYKTTVLKELHGYKDFAPAEDYELFIRIAEKYPVDNLDEVLVKYRDHESNTSVLHADTSWTKLYEIKKIQLTNLQIQPEKRLTDALYSILMWSYNSDLSDYLYLFTKLKYANRALNKYPIIPFEKMLFNYWFKIIYTKKAKMNALPLLLNKHLFSWSFVTSRQLRKAFKLSIKGIGRLSK comes from the coding sequence ATGGCCCCAAAAATAACCGTTTTTATGGCTGCTTACAATGCGGCAAATTATATAAATGAATCAATAAAAAGTATTTTAAGCCAAACTTTTACAGATTTTGAGTTATTAATTGTCAATGACGGATCAACAGATGAGACCGTTCAGCTTGTTCTTGAATTTAATGATTCCCGCATTAGGTTGGTCCACAATGATAAAAACCGTGGCCTGGTCTATACCAGGAATGTTGCCTTAAAGGAAGCAAGGGGCGAATACCTGGCCATATTGGACAGCGATGACATCGCCCTCCCCAACCGGCTCGAGCTTCAATATCGTTTTCTGCAGGAAAATCCAGGCTATGCTTTATGCGGCGGGCATGGTAAAGTAATTGATAAAGATGGAAAGTTACTGGATGACAACCGCCTAATTGTGCCAACCGGAAACGAGCACATCAAAATGACGCTCCTCTTTATCAATACCTATGTAAATTCCACAGTGATGTATAAAACCACTGTACTAAAGGAACTACATGGCTATAAAGATTTTGCACCGGCAGAAGATTACGAGCTGTTTATTCGCATTGCAGAAAAATATCCTGTTGATAACCTGGACGAAGTGCTGGTTAAATACAGGGACCACGAGAGTAATACTTCCGTACTTCATGCCGATACAAGCTGGACCAAACTCTATGAGATCAAAAAAATACAACTGACCAACTTACAGATCCAACCCGAAAAAAGGCTTACAGATGCCTTATACAGCATCCTGATGTGGAGCTATAATTCAGACCTTTCTGATTATCTTTACCTGTTTACCAAATTAAAGTACGCAAACCGGGCATTAAACAAATATCCCATCATCCCTTTCGAAAAAATGTTGTTTAATTACTGGTTCAAAATTATTTACACCAAAAAAGCTAAAATGAATGCCCTTCCATTATTATTAAACAAACATCTTTTTAGCTGGTCTTTTGTAACTTCGCGTCAACTTAGAAAAGCATTTAAGCTTTCCATTAAAGGAATTGGTCGTTTATCCAAATAA
- a CDS encoding glycosyltransferase has translation MKKRILFITQDLGRTGSEMVLWYLLINLDREKYEVSVFCLRKGALYDLLPDYIEKNILYKSSPDWSDRAFRRLIKLFGVHPLTYQLKRIQQRFKADVWYVNTIAVPEVLEIPKPEGVKMITHIHEYLYAFSEIKAKTLQRAMDYSDAWIGCSDMVCAKLVDLKQQNVSLQYSFVDTETIHTDPLKIAAIKEKLGILPGDQVWVVSGGTKYMKGLDQVLPILEHFKAEPVKIIWLGAQVSNALELYVRTVAEEKYPGRLLFAGALAADYYNYMSAATGLLLLSREETFSLVMIEAAYLGLPIVAFDIGIASAFIQKDMGTVAKNRNLDELILGMEKVHEGAGYSKVSLRNAAMAYSAKQQLPLYEQLLAKVIAQLTAENQD, from the coding sequence ATGAAGAAAAGGATATTGTTTATTACCCAGGATCTTGGGAGGACCGGATCGGAAATGGTGTTGTGGTATTTGCTGATCAACCTGGACCGGGAGAAATATGAAGTTTCGGTTTTTTGCCTGAGAAAGGGGGCACTATATGACCTCCTGCCAGACTATATAGAAAAAAATATCCTGTATAAATCCAGCCCGGATTGGTCTGACCGTGCGTTCAGGCGCTTGATTAAGCTGTTCGGCGTACACCCTTTAACTTACCAGTTAAAGAGGATCCAGCAACGCTTTAAGGCAGATGTATGGTATGTAAATACCATTGCGGTTCCTGAGGTACTGGAGATCCCTAAACCTGAAGGAGTAAAAATGATTACCCATATCCATGAATATTTATATGCTTTTAGTGAAATTAAGGCGAAGACCCTGCAAAGGGCAATGGATTATTCCGATGCATGGATCGGCTGTTCTGATATGGTATGTGCAAAACTGGTTGACCTGAAGCAGCAGAATGTGTCCCTGCAATATAGTTTTGTGGATACGGAAACCATTCATACGGATCCGTTGAAAATTGCTGCCATTAAGGAAAAGCTGGGGATTTTACCTGGAGACCAGGTCTGGGTGGTTTCCGGGGGCACGAAATACATGAAAGGTCTGGACCAGGTTTTACCTATCCTGGAGCATTTTAAAGCGGAGCCGGTAAAGATCATCTGGCTTGGGGCACAGGTAAGTAATGCGCTGGAGTTATATGTAAGAACCGTTGCGGAGGAAAAATATCCGGGCAGGCTGTTGTTTGCCGGGGCTTTAGCTGCAGATTATTACAACTATATGTCTGCTGCAACTGGTTTGCTGCTGTTGTCGAGGGAAGAGACATTTTCATTGGTGATGATCGAGGCAGCTTATCTCGGCCTGCCCATCGTTGCTTTTGATATCGGTATTGCCAGTGCGTTTATACAAAAGGACATGGGAACTGTGGCCAAAAACCGTAACCTGGATGAATTGATCCTGGGCATGGAAAAAGTTCATGAGGGGGCTGGCTATAGTAAAGTAAGCTTAAGGAATGCAGCAATGGCCTATAGTGCAAAGCAGCAGCTCCCGCTTTATGAGCAGTTATTGGCTAAGGTCATCGCGCAGCTTACTGCTGAAAACCAGGACTAA